The DNA segment TATCGTTGGCGAGGCTCTGTAATACATGTGGGGTGAGTGTTAGTGCTCGGCAGACGCTACATGCGTCTGTAACTATTGAGTCTTCAAGGCGTGGGATTAGGCCTCTGGAAATTGCTAAATTGTAGATCCAGCCAAAACCTTCATGCCTAATAACTGAAAAGTAGCTATTGTAAGTAATCGTTTTTAGTGCTTCTTCAAAAGGCGTCCCGTCTACAGTTCCGATTTTTAAACTAGTGCCAAAGACTGCGGGAGAGCAGCATGGGTAGATATACCCATCGTAGTGAAAAGTTGGTTCGAAGCTGGGGCAGTTTAGCTCCGAAATTGGTAGTGATGATCTGTACAATTCACTCTCTGGAAGATTGGTGGCAGCGCCGACTGGTGTTACGGGAAATTCCCTTATGGTAACTTGGGGATATTTTTTCTTGATTGAGAGAATGGAAGAATCGAGAGGGTTACTCTTAGTTGTGGCGCAATTAATGCAACATTCCAAATTCAATTCATCGCATGCTTTTATGATGTTTTCAACACGAGCTTTGTTGATGAATGGGGAATGGAAGCTGTCGTGGCTAATAGTCAGATAGGCGAGTCCAGCTTGTTTGAGTTCTAAAATGGCCTCTCGTGCACTTCTCGGGGTTATTCCCCAAAAACCATTCGATGTTAGGGTAGCCTTCTTACCTTGTGCGGTCACGATCTTTATCATGTTGAGGACCACCTGTTTACGTAACATTGCTTCACCTCCGCTTATGCCTACCGTTTGGACTATTGGATTTGAAGCCACTTCGTGCGCAATTTGCATAAGAGTTTCTGTCGGTATCTCCTCTGAACATTTAGGCGTTGATTCGAAGCAGCAGTGGATGCAATGTGCATTACATCGTCGGGTAATGATAATTCCTACGCTTATACCACGTTTCATTTTTCTCCAAAGTCGTGTGGCCGAGCGTTTATCTCGGCCACACGAGTTGCATTAGCAACCGCCTGATCCGATGATGATTCCGCATGTAATGAAATGCCAATGGTCGTCTTGGTCGGTTAGCTCGATTAACTCACTGTCTAAATTGAGCTCTTTCAGAGCGTCTGTTGTAGAACTCATCTCACCTCCTAACTTTATGCATATAAGTATATAAGGAGTATTCCAGAGAAAATAGGAACTAAATCCTATAGGTGTAAGAAATTCAGTTATGTGGCATGAACTGCCCCGGTTTTGTTTCTAGGCATCTGTCTTGATTTCATTCATTTTCTTGATTTAGGAGCAGGTTTTAAAATTCCTACTCAGTCTCAGTTGGCGGGGTGATAACCTAGACTCCGGTTAAGTCTGGGACGATTTCATCAGGTTGCTCACTTGAACGTCGCGAATTCTACGTCGACGTTGTTCGCCCCAACCTGAGTGTGAACCAGCTCGATCTTATTTGAGCTATTAAGGGTTTCCGGCAATGCTTTGTTGGGGAGATCATCATCAAATTCGGTGAGCATCCCCAGTTCGGCTTCATCTTCATCAACCATGTGAAGTGGGGGATCGTGGGAGCTGCTTGAGCGATGATGAACGCATCGCGCTGGCTGGTTTTAGCTTATCCCTGGTTATAGATCCGCGATCGGTCGCATTGCCGAACCGGGTAAGTACGCGACATGTATCCTCAATTGCTTGGGCCACTGCCACAGCCAGCGCGCCGAATTGTTGCTGGCTGATCTACCACAACAAGTATTGAGCCAAGGCTGGCAAGCTCATCATAAATCTGTCGTAGTTTTTCTCCATCGTTGGGTAAGCGAATGTGAGTAGACTTGATCGCTACTACCGTGAACGATGGTTGCCCAGTGATCAGTCTTGCCCTGCGTCGATGCCAAGCCAGATATCAAAATTCTCCGGTATCGCTGCCTGTCTGACTTTCAAGAATACAACCAGCTAACTAGTTGTTAGCTTTCACGGGTAAACACATCCGTCTTACACCCACGCCTGCGACAGGCATCATATTCCAGTGCCATGCCCCTGATGAGTAATCACGAGTATGTCTGTCCGATCCCGGTGACAACACCCCCCGGATCATTAAAAGACAGGGGCAAACAATCATGCCGAGATAGTCCAGCCAAACCCATCATCGCGCAAATGCCAGCTTCAGAGCTTATCAAAACAGTAACGGGCCTTCTTTTCCTCCCATTGAGATAACTTCCGTCAAATACGGTCAGTTCTCCCGGTGAAGTAGACGTAGGTTTGCATGGGGTTCATCCGTATTCTTGATGGAAAACATGGTCAGTTCCTCATGTTCATCTTCTGTTGTGGAATATTACGTGGTTGGTTGTAGCTTTGGATAGGAAAACGAAGAAATAAAAGAAAATGTCTTTAGCTTTGTGTTGCGAGCGTTTGTTTGTAGGTGGGCGTGTCCGATAGTGGATTGAGTGATTGCCCTGCTCCATCCGAATATTGCTTCGTATCGGTCTTTGGTAAAATATCCCTATAAGTGTCAGTGATGTGAATATAGAGGAAGGCTCTCAGCTAATGAAAATTTTCCTTGCTTTCGTCATGTTTTTCTCAGGTTTAGCCGCTTTTGTTTTTGCTGTGCTTTATGCATTTGACGTCATTGAAACGGGCTTGCCTGGCTATCTATCGTTGCTAGTTTTTTGCGTTGCTTATCTTGTTGATTCCAAGAGAAAAGCGAAAGTAGGGGCTTCTGGCTGCTAGTAAGTAATAGGCGTAGTTATCTGACGGTTTGCATTGTTAGTATCCGGCTTTGAGTGCGGTGATGGTGAGTTCGCCGCGGTTATTAAAGCCAGTGATGCTTTAGGATATTCATTAGAATCCTCGGAGGTTATGTAAAGGAGCAGATCAGTGTTCACGCCGTTGACTCACATTGCAAGCGGTAAATCCGTGCGCGGTACCATTGTCGCTTTTCACGGAGTGACGGATAATGCGGCCTCACTGAGTGACCTCGCAGACCATTGGGCGCCTGACTGGCGGGTAATCCTCGTCGATTCTCTCGGGCATGGAACTAGCCCTCGATTTTCTGATAGCCAACTGCTAGATCCGTTTTCTGCTCTCGTGAAAACGGCGATCGAAAGTGTCCAAACTGCCGCTGCTCAGTCACCACAAGGGAAAGTTGTTATCTACGGGCACTCCCTTGGTGGCGCAATTGCTACGCATGTTTCCTTACAGATACCTTCACTTGTTACAGCGCTTATCCTCGAAGATCCGGCGCTTCTTACCCCACAGCAGTATGAAACGTATCGAGCCGGAGGTCCGCTCCTGGCTCAACGCCTAGAACTCATGAGCAACGACGTCGGTGAAGCCATGATCGAGCTTATGAAAACATATACTAGCTGGCCGGTGTCTGAATATGGCGGATGGTTACAAGGGAAAACGCAAGTGGATCAAAAGTTTGTCAGAACTGGAATTGTCGGCTCCCAGGGACGAATAATTCTCCACCACGTTAGCGTCCATACTCTCTTAGTGACCGGCGAAGGCAGTGATGTTCTCTTTGGCGGGGAGGGCTTGAAAGAAGTTAACAGTTATGGCAACCCATATCTGAAAACCGCACTGATTTCGGGCACTTCCCATATGGTTCGTAGAGATAACTCCACTGAGTTATATGCTCTTGTTGATGATTTCTTGTTATCTCTCGACGATAATTTTTCCCCACATCCTTATCTTGCGCCTGAGCTGCAGCGTTGGTTAAGCAGTGCTCCGCCCCAAACTACGTGGGATGTTGAACAATTACGTCAGGCCGGAGAACAGTTGCTAACGAGAACTGATGGCGGTGTAGGCAGTAAAATTCGTGCCACCATAATGAAAACCGGCCGCGGTTTACCGTTGCGGATATTGTACCGCACTGATCAACAACCAGATCAGATACTCATTGCGCTTCATGGTGGTGGTTATGTGGCTGGGAAGGCCGAATATGATGATGAACGCAACTATGAATTACTAGAGCTGCTCCCAACTACTGTGATCTGTGCGCCTGAATATCGGTTGGCGCCCGAACACCCGTATCCAGCCGCAGTTCAAGACTGCATTGATGCCATCAATTATATGGAAGATCAATACCCAAACGTTCCTATCTTTGTGTTGGGGGATTCAGCCGGCGCTGGAGTTGGACTACAAGCTTTACAAACCCTAGTAACCACAAGATCGAATACGACGATTTCCGGTTTTATTTGTTTAGAACCATGCCTTGATCCACGAGTTTCCTCCCGCTCCTACCAGATTTATCGCGAGGGTCCAGTATGGACGGCGGCAGCTGCCCAGGCAGCTT comes from the Arcanobacterium phocisimile genome and includes:
- a CDS encoding alpha/beta hydrolase translates to MFTPLTHIASGKSVRGTIVAFHGVTDNAASLSDLADHWAPDWRVILVDSLGHGTSPRFSDSQLLDPFSALVKTAIESVQTAAAQSPQGKVVIYGHSLGGAIATHVSLQIPSLVTALILEDPALLTPQQYETYRAGGPLLAQRLELMSNDVGEAMIELMKTYTSWPVSEYGGWLQGKTQVDQKFVRTGIVGSQGRIILHHVSVHTLLVTGEGSDVLFGGEGLKEVNSYGNPYLKTALISGTSHMVRRDNSTELYALVDDFLLSLDDNFSPHPYLAPELQRWLSSAPPQTTWDVEQLRQAGEQLLTRTDGGVGSKIRATIMKTGRGLPLRILYRTDQQPDQILIALHGGGYVAGKAEYDDERNYELLELLPTTVICAPEYRLAPEHPYPAAVQDCIDAINYMEDQYPNVPIFVLGDSAGAGVGLQALQTLVTTRSNTTISGFICLEPCLDPRVSSRSYQIYREGPVWTAAAAQAAWEHYLAGVDPTQVHVSVRNSAASLPPTMIIANPVDPLRDEAITLATDLIDGGGVAELHILPGTFHGALSVPQTCTWRDVKTLITSFLSKNHAEQK
- a CDS encoding radical SAM protein, with the translated sequence MKRGISVGIIITRRCNAHCIHCCFESTPKCSEEIPTETLMQIAHEVASNPIVQTVGISGGEAMLRKQVVLNMIKIVTAQGKKATLTSNGFWGITPRSAREAILELKQAGLAYLTISHDSFHSPFINKARVENIIKACDELNLECCINCATTKSNPLDSSILSIKKKYPQVTIREFPVTPVGAATNLPESELYRSSLPISELNCPSFEPTFHYDGYIYPCCSPAVFGTSLKIGTVDGTPFEEALKTITYNSYFSVIRHEGFGWIYNLAISRGLIPRLEDSIVTDACSVCRALTLTPHVLQSLANDITSRAKFLMQQS